The bacterium genome contains the following window.
TTAAACAGAAAACAAAATTTTAAACAAAATAGCCTGACTTGCTTAAGTAAGTCAGGCTATTTTTCTATGAAACAGAAGAAATTTTTTTATCCTGAAAATAGTTTAAGTATTATAGACAACATTTTTTGTATATGTTAATTTTACATAAAATAAAACAGATAATTAATAAATATAATATATATATGTTTTGCAATAATAGGGTTTGAGACTTGTAAACAGGAAATCAAGGTTGAGGGAATGAATAATATTGTAATATTTTGTGATTTTGACGGGACAATTACAATAAATGATACAGTAGATCATTTGTTAAGCATTTTTGCAGATAAAAACTGGATAAATATTGAAGAATCCTGGAAAAAGGGAGAAATTGGTTCAAAAGAATGTTTGAAAAAACAATTGGAATGTATAGATTATATTTCTGAAAAACAATTAAACGAATTTATAGAGGATATCGAAATAGATGTCTATTTTATTAACTTTCTTGAATTTTTAAAAATTCAAGAAAATTTAAATCATAAAAAAATCGAACTTTATGTGGTAAGTGACGGGTTTGATTTTTTTATAAACAGGACTCTGGAAAAATACGGCATAAAGCGTTTTGTTAAAGTTTTTTCCAACAAATTAATTTACAGCAAAGGTAAATTAATACCTGTTTTCCCTTTGTTTAATCAATATTGCAAAAAAGATTCAGGCTTATGCAAATGTGAAATTATAAAAAAACTAAAAAAAGATAGGAGAGTTCTGTATATAGGAGACGGAACTTCTGATATTTGTGCAGCAAATCTAGCCGATATATTGTTTGCAAAAGATTCACTTGCAGAACATTGCGACCAAAACGGCATTAATTATATAAAATTTAAAACGTTTAAAGATATTTGTGAGTATTTATATTTGAATTTGGGGGAAGAACAATATGTTAAAAACGAAATGCTTGTCGGATAAAGAAATAAGAGAAATTGACAGCAAATATTCTTCTTATGGAGATACTGTCCATTATTCTGAGCAACCAAAGGTCTTTAAGGAATGTGACGGGTCATTTGTTTATGATACAAATGATGTTCCTTTTCTTGATATACAAATGTGGTATTCCGCATCAAATTTTGGCTATAACAACAAAAGAATATCTACGGCTTTAATCGACCAAATAGATAAAATGCCTCAAATTGCACCGCAATTTCTTTATGATTATAAAGTTTTACTGTCCCAAAAAATTTGTGAGGCGAGTTATCAAAGGTTTGGCAGTAAAGGCCGCACGCATTTTAATGTGGGAGGTTCTCAGGCTGTTGAAGATGCTTTGAAACTTGTCAGAAATGCAACTAAAAAGAATTTAATGTTCGCTTTTATGGGAGGTTATCACGGAAGAACTTTAGGCGCTTCTGCAATAACATCAAGTTATAGATACAGAAGGCGTTTTGGTCATTTTTCCGAGCGGGCTCATTTTATACCTTATCCTTATTGTTTCAGATGTTTTTACGGCAAAAATTGCGACAGTTGCGATTTTTATTGTCTTGATCAATTTGAAAAAATGTTTGAAACAGAATACAATTCTTTTTGGGATAATAAAACCGGAGAAACAGAGTTTATAGCCTTTTTTGCAGAAGCAATACAAGGCACAGGCGGATATATAATACCTCCTAAAGGGTATTTTGAAAGATTTAAAAACATACTTGATCAATATAATATTCTTCTTGTAGATGATGAAGTGCAGATGGGCTTTTATCGAACAGGAAAGCTTTGGGCTATAGAGCATTTCAATGTAAATCCCGATGTTGTAGTCTTTGGAAAGTCCCTAACAAATGGAATGAATCCGTTATCTGGCTTGTGGGCAAAAGAAGAGCTGATTAAACCTGATATTTTTCCGCCCGGCTCAACACATTCAACTTTCTCCTCCAACCCGTTAGGAACTAGAGCAGGATATGAAGTGATGAGTATGCTTGAAGAAGTAGATCACGAAAACTTAGTAACTTCGCAGGGCAAAAAATTTCTTGAGGGATTAGAATATTTAAAGAAAAAACATAAAAAAATCGGGAATGTCGATGGAATTGGTCTTGCTTTAAGATTAGAAATTTGTGAAAACGATGGCTATACACCAAATAAGGATTTGACAGACCGTATAGTTGAAGAAGGCTTAAAAGGAAATCTTGAATATAACGGTAAAAAATATGGCTTAGTTCTCGATGTAGGAGGATATTATAAAAATGTCCTTACGATTGCCCCGTCTTTGTACATTAAAGATTCCGAAATAAATATGGCTGTTGATTTGTTAGATCAGTTATTTACGAGGTTTAATTATTGAACTCTGATACAGGTTTTGAATTTAAACAGCCCAATAACGGGAAAAAAGCTGTTTTGCTTCTGCATGGAATGACAGGCAGTCCTTTTGAGATGAAACAATATGGAAAAAACATTCATAAAGCAGGTTTTGATGTGTTTTGTCCTTGCCTTCCGGGTCATGGCAAAGATATTCAGAATGTAAAAAAAATAAAATGGCAGGATTGGTTTAATTTTGCTGAAGAAAAATATAAAG
Protein-coding sequences here:
- a CDS encoding MtnX-like HAD-IB family phosphatase; this translates as MNNIVIFCDFDGTITINDTVDHLLSIFADKNWINIEESWKKGEIGSKECLKKQLECIDYISEKQLNEFIEDIEIDVYFINFLEFLKIQENLNHKKIELYVVSDGFDFFINRTLEKYGIKRFVKVFSNKLIYSKGKLIPVFPLFNQYCKKDSGLCKCEIIKKLKKDRRVLYIGDGTSDICAANLADILFAKDSLAEHCDQNGINYIKFKTFKDICEYLYLNLGEEQYVKNEMLVG
- a CDS encoding aminotransferase class III-fold pyridoxal phosphate-dependent enzyme yields the protein MLKTKCLSDKEIREIDSKYSSYGDTVHYSEQPKVFKECDGSFVYDTNDVPFLDIQMWYSASNFGYNNKRISTALIDQIDKMPQIAPQFLYDYKVLLSQKICEASYQRFGSKGRTHFNVGGSQAVEDALKLVRNATKKNLMFAFMGGYHGRTLGASAITSSYRYRRRFGHFSERAHFIPYPYCFRCFYGKNCDSCDFYCLDQFEKMFETEYNSFWDNKTGETEFIAFFAEAIQGTGGYIIPPKGYFERFKNILDQYNILLVDDEVQMGFYRTGKLWAIEHFNVNPDVVVFGKSLTNGMNPLSGLWAKEELIKPDIFPPGSTHSTFSSNPLGTRAGYEVMSMLEEVDHENLVTSQGKKFLEGLEYLKKKHKKIGNVDGIGLALRLEICENDGYTPNKDLTDRIVEEGLKGNLEYNGKKYGLVLDVGGYYKNVLTIAPSLYIKDSEINMAVDLLDQLFTRFNY